A region of Heteronotia binoei isolate CCM8104 ecotype False Entrance Well chromosome 2, APGP_CSIRO_Hbin_v1, whole genome shotgun sequence DNA encodes the following proteins:
- the TMEM167B gene encoding protein kish-B translates to MANVYSLDGLLVFGLLFVCTCAYFRKVPRLKAWLLSEKRGVWGVFYKAAVIGTRLHAAVAISCIVMAFYVLFIK, encoded by the exons ATGGCCAACG TGTATTCTCTGGACGGGTTATTGGTGTTCGGCCTGCTGTTCGTGTGTACCTGCGCCTACTTCCGGAAGGTCCCTCGGCTGAAAGCCTGGCTGCTGTCGGAGAAGAGGGGGGTCTGGGGGGTATTTTACAAAG CCGCAGTGATTGGAACCAGACTCCATGCAGCAGTGGCAATATCCTGCATTGTCATGGCTTTTTATGTTCTCTTCATAAAATGA